The DNA sequence GCTATACTTGAAGTCGCCTTCATTGCTTGTATATGTCACTAATCAATGTCTATATCTAAGAAGACCGTGTTCTTATGTTATTTCAGTGTTTAATTGTTGGGGATAATTTTCAGATAACTATGCTGAAaaagcattaattaattaattatgtaacgtagtgattaaaaagtaaagagaaatgttatttatcatgCTCACATCACAcatcaacatataatttgtcatttttgtcattctatttaaatatatatttatgtgtaaatatgtatatttaaatagaataataaaaatgacaaaatacatATTAGTGTGTGGTATAaatgatgataattaaatagtatttttcaaaagtaaaacaGAGTTTTGAGCCCTTTGTTTTTCAATGAATGGTACTCCTTTCCGAGAAAGTTCCCAGAAGAGGAAAAAGGATGATTCTAAACCCGCAAGTCTTTAAAATGAATCATGTATGCCGACATGAACTTTGCTTTACTTTGTTTAATTTCCCCTTTCAtggtttttaatataatttattgctGGAACATATTTGTTTGACTTGCTTATACGTAcccagaatatatatatatatatatatatttttatatatatatggttgacTCACATTGGCGATCGATCTGCTAAATCAGTATTAGCTCAAATTAACAGTAGATATATAATACTTGATCATCGATGATAGGGATGTGACGGCTCGATTCTGCTTGATGACACGTCCAGCTTGAGAGGAGAGAAGAATGCGGTTCCCAATCGGAACTCAGCCAGGGGATTCAATGTTATCGATGATGTAAAGTCTGCAGTGGAGAATGTGTGTCCCGGTGTGGTCTCTTGTGCCGACATACTCGCCATTGCTGCTCGCGATTCCGTTGTCACTGTACGTATATATGTTCATTTGGTCGATTTACCTTTCCAGCTTCCATATTATTGCATTAAATGTCTAGCTAGCTACACAATAATTCAGGACCCAATAtttatgcatgatatatatatatatatatatatatatatgcaggcaATAGATGACatgttccttttttctttttgcagctTGGGGGACCCAATTGGGATGTAAAACTTGGAAGGAGAGACGCTAGGACTGCAAGCCAATCTGCTGCCAATAACGGCATTCCTCCTCCAACTTCTAACCTAAACCAACTCATCTCTACATTTAGTAACGTTGGGCTTTCCACCAGGGACATGGTGGCTTTAGCTGGTCtgatctctctctgtctcctGTTTTTTTATTACATCGTTCAATTGCACATTATGTTATTGTAACATGATTAATTAATACTACTGTCGGCTTTCCCAAcctttttaatatatactttgtgaagtaaattagtaattgtatatttgaatgttaaaatccAACTGATCATTCGTGCATGGGTTTGTACGTGAAACAAGCAGGGGCTCACACAATTGGGCAAGCAAGGTGCACATCCTTCAGAGCTCGCATATACAACGAGACCAACATCGACCCTTCATTTGCTAGAACAAGGCAATCAAACTGCCCAAGAACCAATGGTACAGGGGACAACAATCTGGCACCTCTTGATGTCCAAACTTCAACAGTGTTTGACAATAACTACCACAAGAACCTACTCCAAAACAGAGGACTTCTTCACTCTGACCAGCAACTATTCAATGGTGGATCCACAGATTCCATTGTACGCACTTACAGCAACAATCCCAGCAATTTCCAATCTGATTTTGTTGCTGCCATGATCAAGATGGGAGATATCAAACCCCTCACCGGATCAAAGGGAGAGATTAGAAAGAACTGTAGGAGGTTGAACTAGACGTACCTAGTAGCTAGGATCGAGTCTTTTGTTCTCGGATTCAGAATAAATTACCCACCCATTTAATTAGAAGCTTTCCTTTcagcataaaatataatatatggtgCTTGTGATGTTTTGTGTGAAACGTATGTACCAGTGGCGATGATGATCACCACTTTATATGTATGTGGTAGAGAGAAACGCTTGATCAGTGCAGTACTTTGGGATCGATCAAGTATATAggattgaaattaaaaagaaatttgtgaTTTTCGTTTTAGTACTGTTTAATGGAGAGAAGCTAGCTTTTATTATAATGCTtagagaacatatatatatatatatataataaatataggacAAGATGATTGAATGAAAGTGTggacaatatttattgaaaatacaGTGATGATAACATAGAAATTAGATAATATTAAACTaaatttaagattattttaaattttagttgaaaaataaactatattttatGGACGAAATAAAAAAGCAACGTCACATAATTTGGGATCGAAATGGTAAAAATAATTCTCcaccttaatattaattataaaggaAAATGGTAGGGATCTCGTTCAATTTTCCCGcttgctttttttttgttttacttagtgattatgaaaatgttgtttaataatattgagatttttaaaaaaaatattaaaaatgttaaaaaattgatgtggaaaaaaaagttttaaatatattttttatttttttcacatcgtttttttaacacttttaatttttttttttttttaaaaaaactcaatattactaaataacattttcttaattattaaaaaaaaaaaatttgaacggGATCCCAGCAGATCACTAGCATTGTCTCAAGGGAAATGTTTTTCCCACGGAAAGTGGTCACCGATAGTGGCcaccgaatttttttttaatttttttttatttaataattaagtaagtacttttaaatgaatatataatttttttatatttaaaaaatatgtaaatagttaaaaaaaaatagtaaaagtaaaagtaaaaaaaaaaaattaaaaaataaagatttgaaatgtTCGGTAGAATAGAAATTATCTGTGGACGTAGTCCTAATTATCAATTATCAGGCTATTCTCAGATTTCGACAGTACCGTCTGACAATGTCAATCAACTCGTAATGCCGATGGGCTTTTGCGGTGTTTGGGCTTGATGGACATTAAACGTAGTTAGTGGCCCGAAACTCATTCCAATTTAAAGATCTCATACTACGAATGGGCTGAGGCTCATTCTTaaaggttatatatatagagagctcatattcttttcttttgtagcTGCCTAATCCCGGTTACACTCTACACCCTGCTTTCGGACTATTATATGATCTGATCTGATCTCTCTAGTCAGGTAGAGAACGGAAAATCCAGTTTTATTAGATGCAAGGATGAACCCTATTCCTAATTTTGTAATCAGATTGATTAACGGTTTCATCCGTTGATAGATTATTAGAGGGTTAATGTTTTTCTTGGGTTGACTTTTATATAGACTTTATCTacagtacttataaaaaaaatgatatatgcaAGTCcaaaatgcacaaatttcaCGTAAGCGATTCTGCGCACtcatttaatatgattgatCAGAAAGTAAACTTTATTGAAAATagtactaatttgaatttagaatatgaagacaacagTATTAATACGCAAACTTacttgtacataacaaaactcgGCAAAAAAACCTACAATCCAATCCCCTCGAGTTTCGGATTACCCCCCACCACAAATACCTTTGTTGCCCAAATTTCACCCATCTACAATATTCAACTTGACGAAACCTGAAACTGGGGGAGTCCATCGCAAAACCAAAACTTTTGGTGTTCTGATAACTAAGAaagtgatatgatatgatatgatgatatatattatcTCTTTGACCCTACGACATATACATGGCCAAGCTTTTGATctacctaattaattaactatgCTGTttcaggaggaggaggaggaggagcgcCATCATGTCCAAGCTTTTCTAGCTAGCTAAGCTTAATTTTCATTattgcttatataaaaattagctgttaagaaggaaaaaaaaaaattatccggcCCATGCATTATTGCTGACATGAATGCCATGCGCGGTGAAAAgatagattttatatatatatatatatatatatatatatatatatatatgattttgatCTTCATGTATCGATGGTCATGTGTTTGTGATTCTTTTAAAGTCAGTTTAGaagttctaataaaattataaagaattcaTGAGCTGCCTAGTCTAAATTAGAGAAGAGGGATCATAATTTTATCGATCGTGACTTTCATTGCATAAGAGGGATcatatatgaaatgatatttctGGACGTGAATTACAACCAATCTGTCTCTCTTCCATCGAGATTCGAGTGCAGACatgtgcgagagagagagagagatgcctAGACATTGGTCAAGTTGATTAATTTAGTACTTCTTATTTATTGGTTAATGTGATCACAGAAGTCCGAGATTTTGCAGCACTTATTTATTGGTTAATGGAAGATCAAGAGAAAATGAAGTTCCGTGTCGagattatgttaaaaaaaacaagTCATGTTGATCAGATTATCATCATGTTATTATAATTGGATTGTACATCATGATGAATATTCTTTAGATCATGTTGTATATGCGAACTTCAAATTCCTTTCACAGTTccactcatcatcatcatcatcatcatgaataTTACAACATTTAATTTTCCGGAGAAGGTAcgatgtatgtgtgtatatatatgtatatatatgtatgtatgtatgcaatATTCCCAGCTTTCATCCCGGCCTTTTTACTTGGATCTTATTAGATATTTAGACGTGAGAAAGTGCTTCGTATTTTATACTTTTCCCTTCTCTCGTTTACCTTTTTTCTGATCAATCCACTTCgctatataaagatatatatctACATCATTgacacacgcacacgcacacgcacacgcacacgcacacaatatatatatatatatatatatatatatattatattatcgtTTCAGACTCACGAAAACTAAAATCTAAAACCGTAATGAGTAGCGAATTATTTACATTCTCTCctgatgatgaaaaatattataattatatagcgCGATGAATTATTTGTCACATTGGTTAATTAATCGATCGGTCTATCTGTTAAATGAAGTTAGTAATTGCACGCCCAGATTAATTTCATTCCTTGTTTGCTAATTATATGCCacaactatatacatatatatagatatatattaattgctaTATGCCCATGATTTATACCACTCACTTTGTTTTTGACGTGACACTATAATACCTCATggcttattaaaaaagtatatattcaaaataaaatgatgccaaaaactacaaaaaactAGAAGAAGATCACTAAAATTCTATATTCCTTCTACAATTTTAtgcttgtatattttttattttttttaataagtcatgTGGCACCACGTTATGATACCACATCAAGGGACAAAGTGAGTGGTATAAATTAGAGAGTATAATAacaaaatttctcatatatgtgtgtgtgtgtatatatatatatatatatatatatatatattactaattaGTGTCCCAAATTCGAGATAAACCGAAGTGCATAAACCTATGTTCTAGTCGATCGGtgcttctttatttatttttcattatttgttaCGACGACTGGGAAATGAATTATtggtgttaaaatataaattaaataataaaatctatatctttCAATCAGTTTAAGCTTTTGAAACAAATGGTAATTTCATATGGTATCAAAATAGAGGTCTTGAGACCCGAACCCAAACCCTACactctatcccatttaattaaatatttcacgtcaTGGGCATACTCATTAAGGGAGAGTCTATCTAATACGTAAaagagagtgttaagatataaattaaataataaaaattattagtttaaacttttgatacAAATAGTGATTTCACATGCCCATTATCCAGATCAATGAATTTGGCTGTGTCTCGAGGATCAAATTAAAACACCCGAAGCCTTTTTGAGCTAAAATCACCTGTTTGCGCGATATATATGACTACAAagacataaattataaataagctCTTAACAATTATGATCATTTATGACTCATGCCTGAAAGATGTTTACAACTAGCTAGCTTGCCTTTTCTTGCTATTGGTTGTTGCGCGCATGATCGATAAAATAGATGTTCGTAAGCAAGCATGAGTAAtctaaacatgcatgcatgctcggCGAATAGATAAGACCTTGGAAATCCTCCCTTCACATGCAACGACAAGTTCGAGATCACTCGTAATAAATGAAGAGCTCGTACTAATCATATAAACAAAACCTAACgcactgcatgcatgcatgtactcCTGATCACCTTGccttaattaactaattaacctagctagctactagcaagctagcatgcatgtgtattttttattcatgaaattcaattttaaagAAAACCCTTTCCTTTAGAGCAGTTCCCGATCACCTGATCTCTTATAATTGCATAAAGGAGGCCAGCATAATCTTATGGTGGGAATTAAAAAGAGGAAGGTCGACTCagctagaaaaataaaaaaattccgtcgatgatttttaataagaaaagtTAACCGAGAGATCAAGATATTCGATGTACAAAGACAAAGAAAGGTGCTGCTATCTTAAGCGACCATGACACGAGACCGGCCAAATTCCATATATGATCTTCTctctcaatatataataatatggtTTCCTGAGGCTTGAATGAGAAAGATCATGAGAGTTGCATTGAAATAAAAGTAAGTTAATTAAAGAGAAGATGGGAAATAGTGAAGGCAACGGAATTCCCCATAGCTTAATTTCTAATTGCTTACATAATTTATTAGGTTCTCTTTCCTCCCTCGGCCAGTACAACTGTTGAAATCCACACGCCAAGGAAACCCAACagtattgagaaaatattaatcTAGCTGGCTAGACCATTGACAGTCCAACAAattaatacatataaattatctaCTCCATCATGAAGTACGTACGTAGCTTCAATTATAAgtaggaagaagagaaattccTAGCTAGCTTTATTCTACGTACTTTCATTCTACCATGCAATAACCCCGGCCCGGTACGTACTTAACGAAATCTCGATCTATTGTGAACAATTCTGAAATCATGCGCCAAAGTTATGATCTTCAGGCTGCAGATCGAGTTTTCATGGttccaattaattaatgttaaCGTGAATCCgttacaagctagctagctgggtCATGATCAGTACAACGAGACGTGACAAATTAAGTCGAACTATAAATGCCACAtgttgcatatttttcaaatatgataCCAAGAATTATTACTTAAAGAATGAAGTTTCTAACATACATTGGGAGCATCAAAACCATACCTTCTGTCTCCCCTAACTTCAAACAACAGCTCAGATCCTCCAATGCACCACCAACTATCATGTGCAAACATGCATACATGTACTCATCATGAACTGATCAGGCTGCATGTGCTGTGTGTACTCTACATAGTTTAATACATGATTCCCAGCACAGTCTAGATTAGGACTCACCGGAGTAACTTTAGGACGACGTCGTAATTCCCTATATATCCATATATAGTTCAAAACGGCCCCCGTATGCACGATTTGACTGGGCTTTCTTAATTTAGGCTAATTCGATCTTGATAAACATAGAACCGGAAGacgattaatatatatatatatatatatatatatatattctccccAGCTAAAATTGCTAAAATTGTTGCTTTCCGAAATTAACGAAATCAGTAATTTAAAAGGAATACGTACGCGCGTGACGTTACAATATCAAGATAATGAGATATCCTGGTGATAACAAATCTAATCTGTGATTTAAAGTACTATATATCCCCTTTCCaaagacaaacaaacaaacgaAGCATCCAATAATATTAGAAACTTTCTTACTTTAGCAGCTTATTCCAGTTCAACTTGATTTAATTCATAAATCataatacagaaaaaaaaaaaaaatgagattctttTCGGTCTAGGAAATTAACCAAAATAGGAGCCAATATTGTCACTTGAAATGGTACTATAGTCGGCAGCAGTACTGGTTTGTTGGGTGTAAatggaagaagaggaggaagtaggaggaagaggaggaagtgAGGGCTGTGGTGGCGGAGTTGGTGGAGGTGCTGCAACCGAAACAGCCCCAGAAGAAGTGAGCAAAGCCAAATGTTGAGAAGAGGACATGATATTAGCATCCTGCCTGTATTTGTACTTGAGTATCTCGGCCCTTACTGCATTGAGTTCAGCTTGTAAAGATTGAACTTGCTGTTGCAAAGCCGAGATGGCCCCCATGCACCCATAGACCGGGTCTCTCAGCCTCACGTTGGCCTCGTAGACAAGACTATTTGCAGCGTCGGCTCTTTGACTCTCCGGTACCTCCTGAATCAAACCATTCAAGAAACTATTAATTTCAATCTAGAACGAGTACTAGTGCCTAGGGTGTTTATCAAGGATGACCATCATGACGAATTAGGGTTGTCACCATTAGCATCTTTGAGACGTTGCTGGCACCAAAGACCTTGTGAACAGAAGCGAATTTTTGTGGTTCATGGGGGGAGAAGTATGGAGAAAAGGGACATTCTTGGGCACACCTTCGTCTCAAGAGCTTACAAGCAGCGCATGGTGTAATCGTATTGAGGGTTCCAGGTGGACCTAACATGTGTCTTCTTCCCACATGAGAAGAAGCATCGGTTTCTCTCTTGATCCTTTTGCCTATCTCATCAAATCTCTCCCTAGTAGAAATGAAGCATaagatcataaaaaatcatactaataaccatatcaaaattACGACTCAcggatattatatattgatacAGGAAATTGTCATTTGAGCTCATAATGCACCGAAAATATAAAGACAAAAATGTGCTGtcgatataaaaataaaataaaaaatcagaaatcTAGGGTTTCTTATCTGTGCAGAGAGAGATTAGCTGTAGTACTCCTTACCTTTCTCTGGACATTCAGGCATGCTCTCTGGGTATGGATGTGGACTTGCTTGCTGATCAGCGAGAAAGAGAGCGGGTTTGAAGCGAGACGAAAGGAAAATTAATGAGGGAGAATAGTGTGCTTAAAAGGCAAGGTAAAGGGGGCAAGTGGTCCAgtgtttatttataaaagaaattgacaAAAGGGATTAGGGATATATATAAGACAGGCTAAACTAAGAAAGAAGgtaaattttgtttgtttattggTAAGGGTATGGAGCTCCCAGCTTGATGTACGAGGTTTTCAGGAATAGTAGTTTTCCAGAGACGCAGAAGTCCGCTTTGACAGAGCGCATCAATGGGGgagaaactgagagagagagagagacagagagagacagagagagatgtATAAATGCCAGCTCTGTGCACTGCTTGCTCACGTGTGAGTCCTTAAATGTGTTTTGACTTTTGAATCAACCATCCGAACCCAGTCCATTGCTGCATGTGGGTCTTGCTTCTTCTTTCTCAGGGGAGAACTAAATGGTATTATTCTATAATATTCATGATCAGAAACTGAACATGTTTCTTTTATAGGGTATGCTGATTacatgatcatcatatatatgctTACATTACTTGACATGTTAGTTACTTGTCAAAATCAAGACCCGCGCGCCTTGATTAAGAAGACCATACCTGATACCTGGGATCTAGTTAcgaaaatgaaatttaatatCAGCATCAGATCGCCGTGAAGAACCCGCAATCTCTTCTGTAAATGCAAACCCAGTGACGACGAGTACTGCTCCtgcatcattttaaaatatcttttcataattaataatttatcaaaaatgGGATCGGATGAGTTTTCTTTACAACTGTTTTAATTAGCTACATTATAAGTACGTGGGAACAACTTTTACTAgtttcattacaagaaaaattacgGTCAGAAttgacttattttaaaataaaatagttattttttaataaattatttgtcacaaataaatatttttgcatTAATTTCGTGTCCAGAAGGCATTAATGTTGGGCAAATGCTAGTTAACGAGATCAGTACTAGCCATTTTCTGAAATCCAGTGTTAATTCCCCTtatttgtctctttttttttttttttttcctaaaatcgATTAACATGATTGATCTGATCCGGCCAACTTTTAACTGCTCCATTGAATAGCCCGGAAGCTCACGCACGGCCGCCACTAGCTTGAaggagctagctagcagcttattccataaattaatataattaccCTAAGTTTTCAAATGACGTCCAGAGAAAAAGATTGAACACCCAGCTTCAAGATAAGTTGATTGTCTTTAATTTGGTGTTTAAGGGGAATAGATTGATGGATAAAGCTGCTGATTTCAAGACATCTCACCCACATTATCCTATAAGGAAAGCATCGTGGTTAAAGAAGCTTGAATAGTTGTTTTCATTTCAGCTAGCTACTTCAATTTCAGACACATGCATGATCGATCGGTCTATATAGCTAGCGTTGTCAACGCTTATAACTGTTCGCTCGTCATTCTCTTATTAATCTCTGGTCTATGTATCTCTAACTCGCCGAATTAGTCTAAGCGAGCGAAACAACACGGTGCAcgcatgcttatatatatatatatatatatatatatatatatatatttaacatgcATGCACCATACGTATAAATGCTAGACAGTTTCTTCAATTAAAGGGCTGTCCTATAGTACCAAAGCTGCATTTATCAGCAGCAACAATTAATACATCGAAACGTTctcatccaaagaaaaaaaacttgagcAATTCCAATACGCAATAAACCAAACATTAGTGAGGTAAGGCAGAAAGAATCTAGTACTGCTGAAtgggttcttttctttttttttaactctcttTTAATTCATGGAGAATACCAAAGCAAAGAATTTTGTTTGGCTGTGGTTCTGAGGAGTTATATCAAAGTGGGTGATGAAAGGGAGGGAAAATGAAGAGAAGGGTGTATTTGGAGCTAGCTAGggaataaataaattgacaagTTTGCTTAGATTGTAAGGAAATGGCACCATCCATTCTTGTTTGACCCGTATTTTAAGGCTAACACAACGCCCCATTGCTCTCTCATCCCTAACCTAACTTTCTCACTACTTTCACTGATCCTGATCTCCTCTTTTCTATTTGCACCGAATCCAAAACCACCACTCACCCAACTTCCGCCACAGGTACATACGTGCAGTCAATTGCTTGACCTTAGATCTCTAAAGCCTAAATAAACCCCacgaaagaaaatatatataatatatatatatatatatatatatatattccaatttCATTTATACATGGTCTTTAAAAGTCCCCAATTAAATTTTAGATCCAAGACCGCGTGTCACACATTTTCAACTTTTCTATACCAAACAGACATTCGTTTCAATTAAATCTCTATGGGTCAAAATTCATGGGAGTCATCTAGCTCATAAAAACAACTATAACTTGTGCATGAACTTGGGGCCTAAGTACCGTAACTCTCGTAGCTAGACATTAGCCCTTCCGCCTGAAAAGACCGTGCATGAATCTTTTTATCGCTCTTTGTATGTCATGTGTGCATGGGTGGGTGTGGTGAGGTTATATATACGAGTATAAGAAGATGACTGGTCGTGCAAGTGAGAAAACTTAggactaatattattattgatatattatttcattaattggATTGGACTGTATCTAGCTAGATTTCTAGTAATTTTCAAAGAGCTGCATTTGTTTAGCAATATTATTAATGCTTATATATCTTCCGTTggattttctaaattaatatcacttatattatatattctctaGTGTCGACGCGTGACCATATAATTAGAGTCAATTTGgcaatgtttttaataaaaatatgaatttaaattcttatcTGAATTTGAGAGTGTCAGTTAGAAAAGAGGTGGACATATAAATTAAGTTGTATGTACAGTatttatctaatatttaatgttatcTAAATTCACACTAAcgacaatattaataaataatattgttggcacatttcatatatatatatatatatatatatctcactcTAATTAAGATTTTCAAGTTCATGAAATGTATGTAGGTACAatcattgaaaagaaaattaaagtgtcCGGCCGGCCTCGATTCTTACTACAATATTAATTAGAGCATTCAAACAGTTTAAATAAATAGACATATTTGTTTGTCACTGGCCGTGATTGATCATCTAGTTAGTATATCAGAgtaattaatcaattaattatatctttGATCAGTCATATGCATAAAAGGTTTGTACCTACATTTAATTTCTACGGACGATTGGTGTATTCGGCTGGCCTATAGATCACTTACAATTTACAGGAAGTTATACATCATGTATCATTAATTAATCTATTCATTACCCCCGCCGGCCCGCCGGAAATATGCTGTAGTTTTTGCTTTTAGCTAGAACGGATCGatattcttcttccttttcttcatttGATTTCTGCCGTTCCATCTAGCCTacgaagaaaattataaaaactacTTCATAAAttgactaaaattaaaattaataggTATGGCATATGATATCAAATTAATCaggttaatttataaataacgaAGGTGGGGCCTAGCTAGATATATAGCTAGGTTTTATGAAACAAATGGCAAATGATCTGGTCGATCCATCTCCCAAGTGATCAATAAAGCAAGCTGGGACCTGAAAGCATGCACGCATAAATGCAAGGTTGGGTGGCGTTTCGGTCCAAACTATGGCTTTCTAGCTGGGCCACAGCTGGACACGTATGGTCATGATCTTTAATGTACAGATCAGATAGAAGACGTTGTTGACTCGTGATTGATGAAGATTGGGCTGTAAtcaaacacagagagagagagagagagagagagagagagagagagagagagagaggccatcGTTTGGCTTCTAAAATTTTCACCCCTAAaagcaatatttttttctaatttctgttattacaacttttttaagcTCTTTATGTAAAGATAACAAAAGACTTTGTTTGGGCTTTTCCTCGATCGGTGTGTAATTAGCATGATCAACAGTGCACTTCCCAAGCCAAATCCCTCAAATtactctacatatatatatatatggatctttaatttgcttttagtct is a window from the Juglans regia cultivar Chandler chromosome 7, Walnut 2.0, whole genome shotgun sequence genome containing:
- the LOC108991945 gene encoding peroxidase P7 is translated as MAASSSPIFTLAFLLLFMGSINAQLSTGFYSSSCPKLFSTVKSTVQSAISKETRMGASLLRLFFHDCFVNGCDGSILLDDTSSLRGEKNAVPNRNSARGFNVIDDVKSAVENVCPGVVSCADILAIAARDSVVTLGGPNWDVKLGRRDARTASQSAANNGIPPPTSNLNQLISTFSNVGLSTRDMVALAGAHTIGQARCTSFRARIYNETNIDPSFARTRQSNCPRTNGTGDNNLAPLDVQTSTVFDNNYHKNLLQNRGLLHSDQQLFNGGSTDSIVRTYSNNPSNFQSDFVAAMIKMGDIKPLTGSKGEIRKNCRRLN
- the LOC108991799 gene encoding LOB domain-containing protein 15-like; protein product: MSRERERFDEIGKRIKRETDASSHVGRRHMLGPPGTLNTITPCAACKLLRRRCAQECPFSPYFSPHEPQKFASVHKVFGASNVSKMLMEVPESQRADAANSLVYEANVRLRDPVYGCMGAISALQQQVQSLQAELNAVRAEILKYKYRQDANIMSSSQHLALLTSSGAVSVAAPPPTPPPQPSLPPLPPTSSSSSIYTQQTSTAADYSTISSDNIGSYFG